The Haemorhous mexicanus isolate bHaeMex1 chromosome 8, bHaeMex1.pri, whole genome shotgun sequence genome includes a window with the following:
- the USP37 gene encoding ubiquitin carboxyl-terminal hydrolase 37, whose protein sequence is MALLKVHGPVRMRSMQTGITKWKEGSFEIVEKDNKVNLVVHYNVGGIPTTFQLSHNIKTVTLRPNGRKLCCLMLTLKDTSFLTIDKVPFKDANEMRMYLDAVHQDRVHTAGKPSQGSGSFGGVLGSRTAQKEANRQFSYVENQTPPKRVTVESKEENTFRKVLGTPARGSIKNSAGAGTPSNRVNIAASPASSVPHRTGLLENREKRKRSQPPGSEMSEDYPKENDSSTNNKALSDPAWKYLNSSREKQLNLKQAEENRTSGVLPLQSSSFYGSRSSSKEYSTGSSSLDRSSVSSQTSSAKRSLGFLSQPAPLSVKKMRSNQDYTGWNKPRVPLSTHPQQQLQGFSNLGNTCYMNAILQSLFSIQSFANDLLKQGIPWKKIPLNALIRRFAHLLAKKDVCSPEVKKELLKKVKSAISATAERFSGYMQNDAHEFLSQCLDQLKEDMEKLNKTWKSEPVPNEDNSPGRASDDLSATKVYTCPVISNLEFEVQHSIICKMCGETVTKREQFNDLSIDLPRRKKFLPSRSIQDSLDLFFRAEEIEYSCEKCNGKSAVVTHKFNRLPRVLILHLKRYSFNVALSLNHKVGQQVVIPRYLTLLSHCTESTRLPLTLGWSVHSAISRPLKASQMVNSCTVSTSTPCRKYTFKSKSSAALYVDSDSDDEPLKRSVAHSQRLCNIQSRDQQQLQDEPEKGSKRSKMEGDKPELGNAGFDGMSEDELLAAVLEISKREASLSLSHDEDKPTSSPDTGFGDDEIQELPENLESMEMEKPKTVLDSGPANFTEITKDFDENKENKTPEGSQGEVDWLQQYDMEREREEQELQQALAQSLQEQEARELKEDDDLKRATELSLQEFNSSLLDSVGSDEDSGNEDVLDMEYSEAEAEELKRNAETGELPHSYRLISIVSHIGSTSSSGHYISDVYDIKKQSWFTYNDLEVSRTLETTVQCDRDRSGYIFFYMHKDIFDELLETEKNAQPLSMEVGRSVRQPL, encoded by the exons TTAAGCCATAACATTAAAACTGTGACCTTACGACCAAACGGCAGAAAACTGTGCTGCCTGATGTTAACACTAAAGGATACCAGCTTTCTGACAATTGATAAGGTACCTTTCAAAGATGCAAATGAAATGCGGATGTATTTGGATGCAGTCCATCAAGACAGGGTTCATACTG CTGGGAAACCCTCTCAAGGATCTGGCAGTTTTGGaggtgtgctgggcagcaggaccGCACAGAAGGAAGCTAACAGGCAGTTCTCTTACGTAGAGAACCAG ACTCCTCCCAAAAGAGTGACTGTGGAGAGTAAGGAGGAGAACACATTCCGCAAGGTGCTGGGTACCCCAGCAAGAGGCTCTATTAAGaattctgctggagctggaacaCCAAGCAACAGGGTGAACATTGCAGCATCTCCTGCATCATCAGTCCCTCACAGGACAGGCCTGTTGGAGAATCG tgaaaagaggaaaagatcACAACCCCCTGGTTCAGAAATGAGTGAAGATTATCCTAAAGAGAATGATTCTTCAAC GAATAATAAAGCCTTGAGTGATCCAGCATGGAAGTACTTGAATAGTAGCAGAGAGAAACAGTTGAACCTGAAGCAGGCTGAGGAGAATAGGACATCAG gtgTTTTACCACTGCAGTCATCGTCTTTTTATGGTAGTAGATCCTCTTCAAAAGAGTACTCCACTGGCAGTTCCTCCCTGGACAG GTCTAGTGTATCCAGCCAGACCTCTTCAGCCAAAAGAAGCCTGGGATTCCTTTCTCAGCCTGCCCctctttctgttaaaaaaatgaGATCTAATCAAGATTACACAGGATGGAACAAACCCCGAGTGCCCCTTTCCACCCATCCTCAACAACAGTTGCAAGg gttttcAAACTTGGGAAACACCTGCTATATGAATGCCATTCTACAGTCCTTATTTTCAATTCAGTCTTTTGCTAATGATTTGCTCAAACAGGGTatcccatggaaaaaaattccactcAATGCACTTATCAG ACGTTTTGCCCATCTGCTTGCTAAAAAAGATGTCTGCAGCCCTGAGGTTAAGAAAGAGCTGCTCAAGAAGGTGAAAAGTGCCATTTCAGCTACTGCAGAGAGATTTTCTGGGTACATGCAGAAT GATGCACATGAGTTCTTGAGCCAGTGTCTGGATCAGCTGAAGGAAGACATGGAAAAGTTAAACAAAACTTGGAAGAGTGAACCAGTCCCTAATGAGGATAACTCACCAGGACGTGCTTCTGATGACCTCTCAGCCACCAAAGTTTATACATGTCCCGTTATCAGTAACTTAGAGTTTGAGGTTCAGCATTCTATCATTTGCAAAAT GTGTGGTGAAACAGTCACTAAACGAGAACAGTTTAATGACCTCTCCATTGACCTTCCTcgaaggaagaaattccttcctTCCCGATCCATCCAGGATTCTCTTGACCTCTTTTTTCGG GCAGAGGAGATTGAGTATTCCTGTGAGAAGTGCAATGGAAAGTCTGCCGTTGTCACACACAAGTTCAACAGGCTTCCCAG GGTCCTGATTCTTCATCTGAAACGATACAGCTTCAATGTAGCATTGTCTCTCAATCATAAAGTGGGGCAGCAGGTGGTTATTCCGAGATACTTAACCCTGCTTTCCCACTGCACAGAAAGCACCAGGCTGCCACTGACACTGGGATGGAGTGTCCATTCTGCCAT TTCCCGTCCATTGAAAGCCTCCCAAATGGTGAATTCCTGTACTGTAAGCACTTCCACACCTTGTAG aaaatacaCTTTCAAGTCaaagagctctgcagcactctATGTAGATTCTGACAGCGATGATGAGCCATTGAAACGCTCTGTTGCCCATAGCCAAAGGTTGTGTAACATACAGAGTAGAGACCAGCAACAACTGCAAGATGAGCCAGAAAAG GGTtcaaaaagaagtaaaatggaGGGTGATAAACCTGAGCTGGGTAATGCTGGTTTTGATGGGATGAGCGAAGATGAGCTCCTAGCAGCTGTCTTAGAGATTAGCAAAAGGGAAGCTTCTCTGTCTCTGAGCCATGATGAAGATAAGCCCACAAGCAGCCCAGACACTGGTTTTGGAGATGATGAAATTCAGGAATTGCCAGAAAACCTGGAATCTATGGAAATGGAGAAACCCAAAACAGTATTAGACTCAG GTCCTGCCAATTTTACTGAGATAACTAAAGATTTTGATGagaataaggaaaacaaaactccaGAAGGCTCCCAAGGGGAGGTTGACTGGCTGCAGCAGTACGAtatggagagagagagggaagaacaAGAACTCCAGCAGGCACTGGCTCAAAGCCTTCAAGAGCAA GAGGCACGAGAACTGAAAGAGGATGATGACCTCAAACGAGCCACGGAATTAAGTCTACAAG AGTTCAACAGCTCTCTCCTGGACAGCGTTGGCTCTGATGAAGACTCTGGCAATGAGGATGTTCTGGACATGGAGTATTCAGAAGCTGaagcagaagagctgaaaagaAATGCTGAG acagGAGAGCTTCCTCATTCCTATCGTCTCATCAGCATTGTCAGCCATATTGGAAGCACATCGTCTTCAG GTCATTATATCAGTGATGTCTATGATATCAAGAAGCAGTCCTGGTTCACCTACAATGACCTGGAAGTCTCTAGAACTCTAGAGACCACCGTTCAGTGTGACAGAGACCGAAGCGGATACATCTTCTTCTACATGCACAA AGATATCTTCGATGAGTTactagaaacagaaaaaaatgcacagcCACTTAGCATGGAAGTAGGAAGATCGGTTCGCCAGCCTCTGTGA